From the Achromobacter xylosoxidans A8 genome, the window CGTGGCGGCCTCGGCCGCGGCGACGCGCCTGAAGCGGCCGCTGGCGCTGCGCCCCTCGTAGCCGTAGTCCATGCAGGCGCGCCCGGCCACGGGACGGAATAGCTGCGCGTTCTAGAATGTCGTGCGCCGGGACCGGTCCCGGCCTCTCTTGCAGGCGTGCGGCGGATATGGATTCCTTATATGTGCTGGTCGCGGCGGGCGCCATGGCCGCCGGTTTCGTGCAGGGCCTGTCGGGCTTCGGCTTCGGCATGGTGGCCATGTCGTTCTGGGCCTGGACGATAGATCCGAAGCTCGCCGCCGCCATGGTGGTGTTCGGCTCGCTGACCGGACAATTGCTGGCCGCGTTCAGCGTGCGCCGCGGTTTCGCAATGGCGCAACTGCTGCCCTTCGTGGCGGGCGGACTGCTGGGCATTCCGCTGGGCGTCAAACTGCTGCCGTACCTGGATCCGCTGATGTTCAAGGCGCTGGTCGGCGGACTGCTGGCGGTCTGGTGCCCCGTCATGCTGTTCGCGACGCGCTTGCCGCCCGTCACCGCAGGCGGACGATTCGCCGACGGCGTAGTGGGCGCGATGGGCGGCGTCATGGGCGGTATAGGCGGATTCACTGGCGTCATTCCGACCCTGTGGTGCACCTTGCGCCGCTTCGACCGCGACGTGCAGCGCGCGGTGATCCAGAACTTCAATCTGTCGATGCTGGTCGTGACGATGGCGAGCTACGTCTACACCGGCGTGGTCACGCGCGACATGCTGCCGCTGTTCGCGGTGATCTTGCCGGCGATGCTGGTGCCGACCTTATTGGGCACGCGCGTGTATGTGGGCATCAGCGACCTGGCGTTCCGCCGCATCGTGCTGGGCCTGCTCACCGTCTCGGGCGTGGCGCTGCTGGCGTCATCGCTGCCCGGCCTGCTGGCCTAGCGTTCTTTACCGGTCACCAGGACGGGCCTGGCGACATGCTATCGTTGGGTATTCAAGAGAGAATCACCGCATGGCATTGCACCGTTTCGAGAAAGGCGAGTTGGGACATTGGCTGCGCGTCGTGGCCGACAATGGCGAGCCCGGCGCTGCCCAGACTGAAGTGCCCGCGCACGTGGCGCAGGCGCTGGAGACGTTGCGTTGCATTGAAGCCGGCGCCGACGGCCGCTGGCTCATCACCGACAAGGGCAAGCTCTCCCTGCGCATGGAAGAGCCTGGCGCGATCCATTTGCGATAGCGCCGCGCAGTGCGCGCCGGCTGCAGAATCCGATAATGTCGACAGGCGCTGCGGCGCAGGCCCGCGTGCCGCGTTTCGCTGCGTCTTGATCGTTTGGCTTACGAAAATCCCACACAATTTGCGAATGTTTTCGCAGTATGTCGCAGCTTCGCGAGTATTCCGGGGGCGCTACGGGAATTTCCTGAGACGGAATGCGCGATTTGGCTGCTTTTCGACGTATCGCGGGCGTCGAGTCGCCAGTAAGATGAACTTGCGTGACGTTTGCAGGTCTATTCATTTGCGCGGGAATCCTGCTCCCGCAACGTCACGCGTGGTTCACGCGTTTAGGTAACCGACTGGGAGGTAGCACATGCAGCATCGTGACCAGGAAGTTCTGATCGACGTTTCCACAGCGGCCATGGATACCGGCGGATATGGCGTACTGCTGACGGTTACGGCCGAGGGCGGCACCGAAGTGGATGCCGCGTTTTCCCACTTGGGCAACTGCGCTTCGTTGGACGAAGCACGCGATCGCGCGGAAGTATTCGCGCAGAACTGGGTAGAGGAAAACATCTTCCGATAGGGCGCTACGCCCTGGACGGAGCTGATTGGCAGGACCGGTCTGTGTGCGCATGACGCTTCGGAGAATACTCAACGGTTTGCGGCGAAAATTTCGGTTATCGTTGCTGCTCCAAAATCTGGGGCCCTTATTGGGTATGCGCCGTTCCAAGATGACTGCCGCACAGACCAACTCTTCACTTGCGGAACACATCCGCGCATTACGCCACCATTTTGATTCCGTTGTCCTGCCCCTCTGGATGGGGCAGGGTTTCAATGGCGCGCTCGGTCTGCCTTTTGAATCGCTGGACGCGGCCACTGGCGCTGCGCTGCCGGTTGAGCGCTACCGCGCCATGGCTTGCGCGCGTCAGCTCTACGTATTTTCAGAAGCGCCGGGCGCCGCCGCTGGCGCGCATGCGGACCTGCTGTTCGAGTCGCTGCGGCGGGTGTTCCGCGACGAGGTCCATGGCGGTTGGCGCTACAGCGTGGATGCCGAGGCGCGTCCGCTGGACGAAACGCAGGACCTATACACCCACGCCTTTATCGTGCTGGCTTGCGCGGCCTATTTCCGCCGCAGCCGCAACGCGGATGCGCGCAAGCTCATGCTGGCCACGTCCTCGACCATCGAGGCGCGTTTCAAGACCGCCGATGGGCTGTATCACGCCGCGCTCAGCGCGGACCTGAGCCAGCCGCTGCGCGCGCCCGCGCAGAATCCCATGATGCATCTGACCGAGGCGTATCTGGCGGCAGCCCAGGTCGCGGAGCCGGCGCTGTACGCGCAGCGCCTGCGCGGCCTGGCGCAAGGCATCAGCCAATTCTTTGTACATGCGGCCTCGCAATGCATTTCGGAAGCGCGGCAAGGCACGGCCGGGAACCGGCTGGAGCCCGGGCATCAGTTCGAATGGCTGTCGCTGGTGCATGGCTCGGCCGAGGTGTTCGACGGCCTGGACCTGGCGGAATCACTGCCGCGCGCCGTGCGCTGGTCGCGCCGCCATGGCGTGGACGCGGGCGGAGTGGTGGCATCGCTGGACGAGTCTGGCGCCGTGATCGACGACACGCGCCGGATTTGGGCGCAGACCGAGTATCTGCGGGTACTCGGCGTGCTGGGCGACCTGCCCGCGCTGGAGGCCGGTTTGGCCCTGTTCCGAACGCGTTTCCTGCACGCGGGCGGTTGGTACGAATGTCTGGATGCGGAAGGAACGGTGGTGCGCGCGGACATGCCTTCGACCTCGCCGTACCACCTGGCGACCTGCCTGTCAGCCATGCCGACCGTTGTTTAATTGTGGCGTTAACAATTATTTTTGGATTTACCGTCACATATCGATAGAAAAGTATTGGTGAAATCCCTTACAATTTGGTTACTATGTTTGTAGGGAAGCATCAATGAGCGTTATGTGCCTGGCTTGCCAACGCATTAACCCGGGGCTTGCTGGCGTTGCGCCGCATGCCCATCTGGGGCATCAAGGCTTTACCAATCCGACGCAGAAGGGCCGTGAGGAAAGCCGTGAAGATCATTTCCGCTGCCTGAGTTGCGGCGCGAAATGGCTGCGCGAGACCGACAAGTGGGGCGTGGACCTGGGGTTCAAGCTCGCGCCTTGAGCATTCCGCCGCGTCATGTGAACGGGCTCCTCTGCAGGAGCCCGTTTTCGTTTGGTAATAGTTGATCGCCGCCGCGCGAAACCGCATGTTTCGCGCAGCCGGACTTTCAGCCCGGGCCGGCGGCCAACACGTCCGGGTCTCGCCCGGCGGTCTCCAGCAACCACTGGCGGAAGCAGGCCAGCGCGTAATGGTCGCGGCGCTGGGCCGGGGCGCACAAGTGGTAGCCGCGGGCGATGCGGATGGGCAGCTCGGGAAACGGAGCCGCCACGCGTCCGGCCTGCAGGTCGTCGCGGACCAGGCAACGCTGCAGGACGGCGATGCCCATGTCGGCCATGACGGCGCGGACCAGGATGGAAACCTGGTCAAAGCCATTGGCCAGCTGGACCGAGGCGCGCGGCACGCCGGCGGCGCTCAGCCATTGCACCCAGTTGTCCACGCCGTTCGAGTGATACAGCAACGGCTCCCCGAGCAGGCCCGCGGGCGTGTCCCAGAGCCCTTGCGCGCGTCGCGCCGCCAGCCGGCCGGGGTGGCATATCACGACCATTTCCCGTCCGATCACATAGTCCGCCTGCCAACCCGGCCATTGCTCCGGCATGCCCGACAGGATGCTGGCGTCGGGCGTCGCGCCCGAAAAATCCTCGTTGCGGCGATAGGCCGCGAAGCCTAGCTGGATATCGGGATGGCGCGCGTGAAAGTCGGACAGGCGTGGCACCAGCCAGGCGCTGGCCAGCGTCGGCACCGTGGACAGCGTCAGACGCAGGCGGCGGTCGTTGGCGCGCAATCCGGCGCTGAGCGCTTCGATTTCCTGCAATGGGCCCTGCGCGCCGTCGTACAGGCGGCGCCCGGTTTCGGTCAGGGTCAGGCCATGGGCGTTGCGATGCATCAGCGGTTGGCCGAAATGCGCTTCCAGGCGCGAGATGGCCCGACTGACGGCGCCCTGGGTGACACACAGGACCTCCGCGGCGCGGGTGAAGCTGCCCAGGCGTGCCGCCGTCACGAAGGCGTGCAGTTCGGACATGGAGGGCGAGTGCAGTCGCATCTAGCATGACCATTGGTAATGAAGCCGTGCAATATAGTCGTTTGAAAGGGGACCGTAAAGTTCGGACACTGGCGGCCTTGTCGTTTGACCTTCAACTTTCGGAGTCATCCCCATGTCCCGCCGTCTTCTGGGCCGGTCCGCGCGCTTCGCGCTCGCCGGCATGTTTGCCACGCTGACCTTCGCCGGCATCGCCCAAGCCGCCGACTATCCCGCCCGCCCCATCAAGCTGGTGGTGCCGTTCGCCGCCGGCGGTTCGACCGACATCGTGGCGCGCCTGGTGGCCGAGTACGCCGGCCGCGACCTGAAGCAGACCATCGTGGTCGAGAACAAGGCCGGCGCCGGCGGTTCCATGGGCATGGAGCAGGTGGCGCGCGCCACGCCCGACGGCTACACCATCGGCATGGCCACGATGAGCACGCACGGCTCGAACCCGGCCGTGTTCCGCAAGATGAACTACGACCCGGTGAAGGATTTCGTGCCGGTGGCCAATGTGGTCGCGGTGCCCAGCATCTTCGCGATCAACCCGGGCCTGCCGGCCAAGAACATGGCCGAATTCGTGGCTCTGGCCAAGAAGCAGCCGGAACGCTACAGCTTCGCCTCGCCGGGCGTGGGCTCGCTGGGCCACGTCAACATCGAGAACTTCATGATGCTGTCCGGCATCAAGCTGCTGCACGTGCCGTACCGCGGCGCGGGTCCGGCGCTCAATGACGTGATGGGCGGGCAGGTGGACGCGATCACCGACAACCTGTCCTCGACCCTGCCGCAGGTGCAGGGCGGCAAGCTGCGCGCGCTGGCCGTGCTGGGCGCCGAACGCTCCCCGCTGTTGCCCGACGTGCCGACCTACATCGAACTGGGCTACCCCGACATGGGCACGGGCGGCTGGTTCGGCCTGGTGGCGCCCGCTGGCACGCCGCCGGCCGTGATCGAACGCCTGAACAAGGCGGTGCGCGCCGCGCAGGATGATCCGGAATTCCGCAAGAAGGCCGAGGAAGTGGGTGGTACGCTGGTGCGCACCACGCCCCAGGAATTCGAGGCGCAGATCCAGCAGGCCCTGGCCCGTTACGCCAAGGTCGCCAAGACCGCCAACATTCAGGCTGATTGACGATGACCCACGCCGACTTCGACGCTGTTTCCGTACACGAGCCCACGGGCCCGGCCCTGCCGCTGGTCTGCGATTCGCCGCATAGCGGCGAGCGCTATCCGGACGATTTCGGCGCCGCGGCCACCCTGGCGCAGTTGCGCCAGGGCGAGGACACGCATGTGGACGCGTTGTGGTCGGCGGCGCCCGCCCTGGGCGCGACGCTGATCGCCGCGAACTTTCCGCGAGTCTACATCGACCCCAATCGCACGCTGCAGGATCTGGACCCCGAGCTGCTGGCGCAACCCTGGCCCGAACCGTTGGACCCGGGCGAAAAGACCCGCCTGGGCAAGGGCTTGATCTGGCGCAGGATGGACAGGTCCACGCCGATCTACGATCGCAAGCTGACGCTGGCCGAAGTGCGCCACCGCATACAGGCGTACTACGAGCCCTATCACGCGGCCCTGTCGCAGGCGATCCAGCAGGTGCGGCAGCGCTTTGGCGCGGTCTGGCACCTGAACCTGCACTCCATGCCCAACGATGCCTACGAGCGCCTGGGCCGACAGAGCGAGCATCCGCTGGCGGACTTCGTGCTGGGTGACCGCGATGGCACGACCTGCGAGCCCGAGTTCATCGCCCTGATCGAGGCGGCCTTGCGCGGCAAGGGCTATACCGTGGCGCGCAACGACCCGTACAAGGGCGTGCAGCTGATCGCGCAGATCGGCCAGCCGGCCTTGAACCGCCATAGCCTGCAGGTGGAAATCCGCCGTCCGTTGTACATGGACGAGGCTACGCGCGAGCGCAATGCGGGCTTCGCGCCGCTGCAGGCCGACCTGTCCGACGTGCTGGAGCAGGTGGCGGCGTACGTGCGCGCGCGCCAGGCCGCGCTGGCTTAAGTTTCCCCGCGGCGGGCCGTAGTCGGTAACAAGGAACCGCGCCTTTCTTGGACGCGGCCACACGGAACCGCAATGGCTGAGAAGATCATCAACGGATTTTCGGTGCTCGCGTACGCGACCCAACCCGAGGGGCGCGTGCCGCCGCGTGCTTTCATCGAAACGCGGCGGCTGCCGAAGAAGCAGAGCCAGGCCGAACGGGACGCGCAGGCCGCGGCCCAGGCGGACGCGCAAGCGCAAGCGGCTGACGCCGCGCCGGCAGACGTGCAGGACACCGAGCCGGACACCCAGGCCTTCGAGATCTTCATCAGCCGGCGCTTCCGCAGCACGGTCGAGGCCATGTCGGCCGCGCGCAACGCGCTGGACCGCGTCAAGCAGGTCGACGAGGACGGTGTTCCGGATCACTTGCCCGAGTAGTCCGGCTCCTGGGCGGCGATGCGCCGCCCATATTGTTATCCCGACTTTGTATTTGTCGAACCCCTGAGCGCAGGCCGATGATGCCGCATGGCAATCATCGCCATTCACAGTCTGCTCAAAAGGAAGGTTGATGAATACGAACGTCCATTCCCGCACCATCTCCACGCGGGGAATCTCGCGCCGCGCGCTGTTGCGAGCGGCAGGCGCCGCGGGCCTTGCCGCGCCGCTGGGCATGCTGGGCTCGCGCGTGCTGGCCTCCAATGCGGCGCCGCGCACTTTCAAGATTGCATGGAGCCAGACCGCGGTCTGCCAGTCGCCTGTGTCGGTGGCGCTGGAACGCGGATTCTTCGACAAATACAACCTCAAGGTCGAACGCATCAACTTCAGCGGCTCTACCGATCAGCTGCTGGAGGCGATCGCCACCGGCCACGCCGATGGCGGCATCGGCATGGCGCTGCGCTGGTTGAAGCCGCTGGAACAGGGCTTTGACGTGAAGCTGGCCGTGGGCACGCATGGCGGCTGCATGCGCTTGCTGACGGCGCAAGACTCGCCGATCAAGAGCGTCAACGATCTGAAGGGACGCCGCGTGGCGGTGTCTGACCAAGCCAGTCCGGTGAAGAACTTCTTCGCGATCCGCGTGGCGCAGCTGGGCATCGATCCGGAATCGGTGGACTGGCGCCAGTATCCGCAGGACCTGTTCGGCGAAGTCCTGCGCAAGGGTGAGGTCGACGCCATCGCGGGCGATGATCCGTTGATCTACACGCTGCGCGAGGACAGCAAGCTGCGCGAGATCGCCACCAACATCGAGGGCGACTACGAGAACCGCACCTGCTGCGTGCTGGGCCTGCGCGGCGACCTAGTGCGCAAGGATCCCGAGGCCGCGGCAGCCATTGCGCGCGCGGTGATCGACGCGCAGCGCTGGACGGCCTCCAACCCGGACGAGACGGCACGCATCTTCGCGCCCTATGTGCCCGGCAAGGTGCCGGCCGAACGCGTGGCCGCGATCCTGCGCAGCCATAGCCATGGCCATGCCTCGACGGGCGCCGCGTTGCGCGAAGAGATCGTGGGCTATGCCAAGGACCTGAAGACGATCAAGGTGCTGAGCGCGGGCCTGGACGTCAACAAGTACGCGCAAGTGGTGGTGCCCAATGTCCTCGGCTGACGTATTGCATGCCCCGGCCGCGGGCGCGAATCCGCCTGCGCGCGACCGGCGCTTGTGGAAGTCTGGCATCGTGGCCGCCATCCTGTGGGCGGGCGTGGGCGCTGTGACGCTGTCATGGCCGAATGTGGAAGTCGGCTTTTCGTCCTGGGGCTATACGCGCGAATTCGGCGCGGCGGCCTTGGCGTTGGCGTTGCTGCTGTTGCTGGCGGCGGCGCCGGGGGCGGGGCAGTTGCGTGCAGTGCGCGCCTTGCACCGCGCGGGCCCCTGGCTCGCGGCCCTGGCCGTGGCAGTGGGCGCCTGGGAGATCGCGACGGCCAAGCTGGCGCTCCTGCCCAGCCCGTTCTTCGCGCCGCCGCAGTCGCTGATCGAGGTCTACGCGACCGACTACAAACGGCTGGCCGACAGCCTGGCGAACTCGCTGTGGCTGCTGGCCAACGGCTTTCTGCTGGGCGCCGCCGCAGGCTTTCTGACCGGCGTGGCCATTGGCTGGTCGCGCGGCCTGGGCTACTGGGTGCATCCGGTGCTGCGTTTCCTGGGGCCGGTGCCGTCCACGGCCTTGCTGCCGATGGCGTTCTTCTTCTTTCCGTCGAGCTGGTCGGCAGCCGTCTTCCTGATCGCGCTGGCCACCTGGTTTCCAGTCACGGTGCTGACCTGGTCGGGCGTGGCCGGCGTGAACCGGGCCTACTACGACGTGGCGCGCACCATGGGCGCCAATGAATGGTTCCTGGTGCTGCGCGTGGCGATCCCGGCGGCCTTGCCGCAGGTATTCGTGGGTCTGTTCATGGGCCTGGGCGCGTCGTTCTCGGTGCTGGTGGCGGCCGAGATGATGGGCGTGAAGTCTGGACTGGGCTGGTACCTGTCGTGGGCCCAGGGATGGGCCTCCTACGCCAATATGTACGGCGCCCTGATCGTGATGGCGCTGGTGTTCTCGGGCCTCATCACCTTGCTGTTCCTGGGACGCGACCGCCTCCTGGCCTGGCAAAAGGGAGTGGTGAAATGGTAGCGGCGGCCGTGTCTGAACAACAGAAAGCATCCGGCGCCGCGCTGGCCGTGCGCGGCGTGAACCATCACTTCGACCTGGATGGTGCGGAGTTGCCAGTGCTGGACGGCATAGACCTGGACGTGAAGCCGGGTGAGTTCGTGGCTTTGCTGGGACCCAGCGGCTGTGGCAAGTCCACGCTGCTGCGCCTGGTCGCGGGCCTGGAGCCTCCGGCCGAAGGCGGCCTGCTGGCGGACGGCGAGCCCATCACGGGACCTTCGCCTTCGCGCATCGTGGTGTTCCAGGATCCGACGTTGTATCCCTGGCGCACGGTGTGGGACAACGTGGCCCTGGGGCTGCAGGCGCGCGGGCTGTTGAAGACGCAGCGCAGCCGGGTGGACGAGGCCTTGCAGCGCGTGGGTCTGAAGGCGTTCGGCCAGGCCTACCCGCACCAGCTGTCCGGCGGCATGGCGCAGCGCGCCGCGCTGGCGCGCGCGCTGGTCAACGATCCGCGCATCCTGATCCTGGACGAGCCGCTGGGCAAGCTCGACTCGCTGACCCGCATCGCCATGCAGTCCGAACTGGTGGACCTGTGGCAACGCGAAGGCTACACGGCCTTGCTGGTCACGCACGATGTGGAGGAGGCGCTGTTCATGGCCACGCGCATCGTAGTGCTGAGCGAGCGGCCGGCGCGGATCAAGGACGAGATCGTCAACGATCTGCCTTACCCCAGGCATCGCGGTGATCCGCGCCTGGCGGCCTTGCGTCATCGCGCGCTGGCCTTGCTGGGGCTGGACGCGACGTGGTGAGCATCGCGCGGCGTCAGCCGGCGGTCGCTTGTGCGGCTCGGCCGGCCCGGCGACGCGTTGCGGTGCTGCTGACGATCGGATTGGCCGCGTTGGCGCTGTTCCTGGCCGCAGCGATCTGGAGGTCGCTGGTCCAGGCTCCCGTACTGGCCTACTGGCCGTTCGCGTGGCGCTACGACCCGGACCTGCCCGTGAGTCCGCACACTTGGCGCCAGCTGTGGCTGGCGTTGGCGCAGTCGGCGGCGGCGCTGGCCTTGCTGTGCGGCGCGTTGTTCGCCAAGCGCCGGCGATTGGCATGGCTGGGCGCCGCCGCCGCGCTGGCGCTGCTGACCGACTGGCCGCGTCCGCAGATGTTGCTGACCGAGGCGCACAGTTCCTCCTATCAGCTTTCACCGCTGCCGTTTTCCGACGCCAACCTGCTGCAAGGCGGGCGGCTGTACCAGGCGCATTGCGCCGCATGCCATGGTGCGGCAGCCGATGGACGGGGCGAGCTCGCGGCCAGCCTGCCGGTGTGGCCCAGCGTGCTGGGACCGGCCCTGTTCCAGAACCGGTTGGAAGGGGAGCTGCACTGGCGCATCGCGCATGGCGGCCAGGAGCCTGCCGGCAAGCCCGTGATGCCCGCGTTCGGTGCAACGTTGAGTGCTGACGAGATTTGGCAGATGCTGGACTATCTGCGCTTGCGGGCCTATGGCGGCAGCGGCATGCCGGCAGTCGCTGCGCCGGTCGTCGATATCGTCTGCCGCGACGGTCGGGCGACCCGGCTCAGCGGCTTGCGCGGACTGCCCCTGCGGGTGATGGCGCAGGTACCGGACGCGTCCGACGAGCCGCAAGATCCGCGTCTGCTGACCGTGGCGCTGACGCGCGGCGAGACCCTGGACGTGGCTGCAGATTGCGTGGCTGCGGGCGTGGACGCCTGGAACGCCTACGCGCTGGCGGCGGGTGTGCTGCCCGGTGAACTGGCGGGCGCGCAGTTCATGGTCGACCGCCAGGGTTGGCTGCGCGCGCGCCGCCTGCCAGGCGCGGCGCCGGCCTGGACCAGCGCGGACGAGGTTTGCGGGCCGGGCGGGCGGATGGAGGGGGCGACGGCCCGAGGGCTGGGTGAGCTGCTGATGGCAATGGACCGTGCGCCCATTGCGATTCGAGATACGCGCCGCGAGCACTAGATGCCGCGCCTCAAGTCAGCGTGCTGCGCATCAAAATCTCGGTCAGTGCCCGCGTGGGCTTGTTGGGCGCGGGCGCCGAGATCACGATGAATTCCACCTGCGGCAGCGCCGGCAACTGCGCGGCGCCCGCCGGCGCGGCCAGCCCCGCGGTGGACAGATGCGAGGGCTGCACCGTGATGCCCAGGCCGGCGCGGGCGGCGGCCTGGCAGCCCGCGTAGCTGGTACTGGTGCACACGATCTGCCAACTACGGCCGGCGCGGGCCAGCGCGTCCAGCGTCAGGCTGCGCGTCACGCTGGGTTCGCGCAGCAGGATCAGCGGCAGCGGTTCGCCGGGCGCCACGCGCAGGCCTTCCTTGGCCTGCCACAGCAGGGCTTCCTTGTGCAGGGTCTGGCCGCGGCGGTCGCCCTTGCGGCGCTTGCCTATCATCACGTCCAGGCCGTTGTCGTCCAGCAGCTTGTAGAGCTCGCTGGTGACGCCGATGGTCAGGTCCAGTTCCACTTCGGGGTGGGCCAGCCGGAACGCGGCCAGCACGTCGGGCAGGGGACCCATCGCCAGGTCGTCCGAGGTGCCCAGGCGCACCCGCCCGCGCAGGCGGGGTGCGTCGAATAGGCGCTCGGCGCGTTCGTGCGCGTCCAGGA encodes:
- a CDS encoding AGE family epimerase/isomerase: MTAAQTNSSLAEHIRALRHHFDSVVLPLWMGQGFNGALGLPFESLDAATGAALPVERYRAMACARQLYVFSEAPGAAAGAHADLLFESLRRVFRDEVHGGWRYSVDAEARPLDETQDLYTHAFIVLACAAYFRRSRNADARKLMLATSSTIEARFKTADGLYHAALSADLSQPLRAPAQNPMMHLTEAYLAAAQVAEPALYAQRLRGLAQGISQFFVHAASQCISEARQGTAGNRLEPGHQFEWLSLVHGSAEVFDGLDLAESLPRAVRWSRRHGVDAGGVVASLDESGAVIDDTRRIWAQTEYLRVLGVLGDLPALEAGLALFRTRFLHAGGWYECLDAEGTVVRADMPSTSPYHLATCLSAMPTVV
- a CDS encoding sulfite exporter TauE/SafE family protein — encoded protein: MDSLYVLVAAGAMAAGFVQGLSGFGFGMVAMSFWAWTIDPKLAAAMVVFGSLTGQLLAAFSVRRGFAMAQLLPFVAGGLLGIPLGVKLLPYLDPLMFKALVGGLLAVWCPVMLFATRLPPVTAGGRFADGVVGAMGGVMGGIGGFTGVIPTLWCTLRRFDRDVQRAVIQNFNLSMLVVTMASYVYTGVVTRDMLPLFAVILPAMLVPTLLGTRVYVGISDLAFRRIVLGLLTVSGVALLASSLPGLLA
- a CDS encoding LysR substrate-binding domain-containing protein, translated to MRLHSPSMSELHAFVTAARLGSFTRAAEVLCVTQGAVSRAISRLEAHFGQPLMHRNAHGLTLTETGRRLYDGAQGPLQEIEALSAGLRANDRRLRLTLSTVPTLASAWLVPRLSDFHARHPDIQLGFAAYRRNEDFSGATPDASILSGMPEQWPGWQADYVIGREMVVICHPGRLAARRAQGLWDTPAGLLGEPLLYHSNGVDNWVQWLSAAGVPRASVQLANGFDQVSILVRAVMADMGIAVLQRCLVRDDLQAGRVAAPFPELPIRIARGYHLCAPAQRRDHYALACFRQWLLETAGRDPDVLAAGPG
- a CDS encoding Bug family tripartite tricarboxylate transporter substrate binding protein, translating into MSRRLLGRSARFALAGMFATLTFAGIAQAADYPARPIKLVVPFAAGGSTDIVARLVAEYAGRDLKQTIVVENKAGAGGSMGMEQVARATPDGYTIGMATMSTHGSNPAVFRKMNYDPVKDFVPVANVVAVPSIFAINPGLPAKNMAEFVALAKKQPERYSFASPGVGSLGHVNIENFMMLSGIKLLHVPYRGAGPALNDVMGGQVDAITDNLSSTLPQVQGGKLRALAVLGAERSPLLPDVPTYIELGYPDMGTGGWFGLVAPAGTPPAVIERLNKAVRAAQDDPEFRKKAEEVGGTLVRTTPQEFEAQIQQALARYAKVAKTANIQAD
- a CDS encoding N-formylglutamate amidohydrolase, translated to MTHADFDAVSVHEPTGPALPLVCDSPHSGERYPDDFGAAATLAQLRQGEDTHVDALWSAAPALGATLIAANFPRVYIDPNRTLQDLDPELLAQPWPEPLDPGEKTRLGKGLIWRRMDRSTPIYDRKLTLAEVRHRIQAYYEPYHAALSQAIQQVRQRFGAVWHLNLHSMPNDAYERLGRQSEHPLADFVLGDRDGTTCEPEFIALIEAALRGKGYTVARNDPYKGVQLIAQIGQPALNRHSLQVEIRRPLYMDEATRERNAGFAPLQADLSDVLEQVAAYVRARQAALA
- a CDS encoding LysR family transcriptional regulator, whose product is MLNPLWLKTFTAAAAAPSFTETARRLDLTQPTVSEHIRQLEQALNRRLFQRDTHSLALTSDGRSLLVHAQIILDAHERAERLFDAPRLRGRVRLGTSDDLAMGPLPDVLAAFRLAHPEVELDLTIGVTSELYKLLDDNGLDVMIGKRRKGDRRGQTLHKEALLWQAKEGLRVAPGEPLPLILLREPSVTRSLTLDALARAGRSWQIVCTSTSYAGCQAAARAGLGITVQPSHLSTAGLAAPAGAAQLPALPQVEFIVISAPAPNKPTRALTEILMRSTLT
- a CDS encoding ABC transporter permease, which translates into the protein MSSADVLHAPAAGANPPARDRRLWKSGIVAAILWAGVGAVTLSWPNVEVGFSSWGYTREFGAAALALALLLLLAAAPGAGQLRAVRALHRAGPWLAALAVAVGAWEIATAKLALLPSPFFAPPQSLIEVYATDYKRLADSLANSLWLLANGFLLGAAAGFLTGVAIGWSRGLGYWVHPVLRFLGPVPSTALLPMAFFFFPSSWSAAVFLIALATWFPVTVLTWSGVAGVNRAYYDVARTMGANEWFLVLRVAIPAALPQVFVGLFMGLGASFSVLVAAEMMGVKSGLGWYLSWAQGWASYANMYGALIVMALVFSGLITLLFLGRDRLLAWQKGVVKW
- a CDS encoding ABC transporter substrate-binding protein; protein product: MNTNVHSRTISTRGISRRALLRAAGAAGLAAPLGMLGSRVLASNAAPRTFKIAWSQTAVCQSPVSVALERGFFDKYNLKVERINFSGSTDQLLEAIATGHADGGIGMALRWLKPLEQGFDVKLAVGTHGGCMRLLTAQDSPIKSVNDLKGRRVAVSDQASPVKNFFAIRVAQLGIDPESVDWRQYPQDLFGEVLRKGEVDAIAGDDPLIYTLREDSKLREIATNIEGDYENRTCCVLGLRGDLVRKDPEAAAAIARAVIDAQRWTASNPDETARIFAPYVPGKVPAERVAAILRSHSHGHASTGAALREEIVGYAKDLKTIKVLSAGLDVNKYAQVVVPNVLG
- a CDS encoding c-type cytochrome, with amino-acid sequence MLLTIGLAALALFLAAAIWRSLVQAPVLAYWPFAWRYDPDLPVSPHTWRQLWLALAQSAAALALLCGALFAKRRRLAWLGAAAALALLTDWPRPQMLLTEAHSSSYQLSPLPFSDANLLQGGRLYQAHCAACHGAAADGRGELAASLPVWPSVLGPALFQNRLEGELHWRIAHGGQEPAGKPVMPAFGATLSADEIWQMLDYLRLRAYGGSGMPAVAAPVVDIVCRDGRATRLSGLRGLPLRVMAQVPDASDEPQDPRLLTVALTRGETLDVAADCVAAGVDAWNAYALAAGVLPGELAGAQFMVDRQGWLRARRLPGAAPAWTSADEVCGPGGRMEGATARGLGELLMAMDRAPIAIRDTRREH
- a CDS encoding ABC transporter ATP-binding protein, whose translation is MVAAAVSEQQKASGAALAVRGVNHHFDLDGAELPVLDGIDLDVKPGEFVALLGPSGCGKSTLLRLVAGLEPPAEGGLLADGEPITGPSPSRIVVFQDPTLYPWRTVWDNVALGLQARGLLKTQRSRVDEALQRVGLKAFGQAYPHQLSGGMAQRAALARALVNDPRILILDEPLGKLDSLTRIAMQSELVDLWQREGYTALLVTHDVEEALFMATRIVVLSERPARIKDEIVNDLPYPRHRGDPRLAALRHRALALLGLDATW